TCTGTTTTTGAATAAACACGGACATCTGTAAAGAGAAGAAGTGGCATATACATCACACATGCGTTTTAAAACAACTCTATATATTCTTCAACAACATTCCTCTAGTTAGAAATCTGGAAACTCAAAAGTAGTAGATCTTATGAAATAATAAAGATATTATTGCAATAGCAAAACAAATGGAAAAACATTGCATATGGTCCTCTAATAGAGCAAAGCGCAGCTAATTACAAATAATCCCAAATGGTAGAGCACAAAACCTCTTGACATTAATAATGAAATTAATCAAGCAAAACCAACAACAATGAAGAATCAAAATTCCAGCTCCAAATTAGTAAAtggagaaaataaataaaatcaggCATAACTATAGCGTGATGGCTGACTGGTCAGGACCCGAGTATTATCCTTTAATTAATAGCCACCATTAGGAACTGGTTTAGGTTTTGAGCTGCAGAAGAAAGGCCCAACAGAGTACAGCTTGATGTTCTTGGCACTGAGGGTACGATAAGAAGAAAGCAGATAACCAGTAATTCCTTGGTTAACGTCAGTAGGGACTTTGCAGGTCTCCAATGGAGAATAATCGAGAAACGCCTTGCACTCTGTGAGCTTCCACTTGTCTCCAAGCTGCGACGGCGACAACGTTGAGATGAAGTAACCCTTTGCATCAGTTGCACCACTCAATATGGAGAAAGGAGCAGTCTCGTAACCTTGTTCATCCTCAGCCAAACATGTAATCCTTACCACAGCTCCTACGTTCCAACCCAATAAAACattgattaattaaaaaaatttataaactagTTGTAAGCCTGTAAATATGTTCAAACTCATGATATTACGCTAGGTCGTGACATATCAACCATGTCCTCCACCTATACTATAACACATGGATTACACGTGAGAGTGCAAACATACCACAATGTAAACCCTAAATTTTGAAAGTTACGTTAAGAGATTCTTCATGATACATAATGTGCCCTTGATTGTCTAAGAACGTAAGATGCATGAAGATGATTTAACATTGAATTAGAGACTACCTTTAATTGGGAAGCTTTGAAGGCCTGATCTGCACAAAACCAGCCCCTGAATATCAATGGTCTGAGGTTTTAGCTTTGTATATACTTCTGGTTTTGGTTTTCCGACATTCGGTAATTTTGGCATATCAACCTTTGGAAGTTTTGGATGCTCATCAACCTTTGGCTTAGGCGCACCGGAGCTATAATCTGTAGCAGAGGCAATGGCTAGCAATGAGAAGAGAAGCATGGAGGAGGAGGTGGCAAAGAGGAAACGGGAGGTGAGAGCCATTGTTTGTCACTCTTGTTGTAAACAATGTATGCACAAGGTGAACTAAAATTGGATGCTTTGTGAGTTGAAGAGTCACTACCGTATCCTTATATAGCAATGGCTTCAagtgttttatttttctttactatTTTTAGAATTGTTGGCAGATCAGAATGGTTCAAGTTTTTGATATCCAGAGtctgattaattaatattgtgTTCGAGAGAGTTTACATGGAAGCACGTTGGTAAAGATAAATATCATAGGTTTGGGGTCAAACacttcaatttttcttcaaataatCCGAACTACTCAATATAATCCAAACTACTCAGTAGCACAGAAAATTAACAATCAAGATTAAATtgtgaaaataatatttttgtttacttgtcaatctaattgatttaaagtccaaatttttggtgaaaaatgtgcttacttagtactacggtctagtgatattcctcttcaattgtaagtgagaggccttaggttcgattctcgtcaaaaacgaatttgaaccatattattgctagcccatcgTGAGACTTATGCTACTCCCCTACCcccttaatataaataatattgtttgttccaaaaaaaaaaaaaaagtccgaATTTTTTATGACTTACTCCAAACACTTATGTTCAATCGATCATATCGTATATAATTAAGCATATTGTAGGCCTAGCACTGCTGCTTTGTAAACACATATCTCCGAAGTGTTTTGCATGAATTAAAAATGCTTTAGGCGTTACAAAAATGTTTTAGGATGGATTTCGTAGAAATTCATAGAAACTATTAAAAATCGTGAGTACTAGCTCacaatttttggtgaaaaatgtgACTATTAGTTTTGCGAAATTTTTTCTGTATGTCACTAAGAATACTTGTGTTCCTGTTTTGgaaaataagttcatttttCCACTTGCAAATAATGTATCTTCATCATAGAAATTTCATGATTGAAACCACTCAATTTTCTTagtcttcatttgaagatcaacCTTACAAAAAGTCATTCAAACCGGAGTTCGTTTAATCATctaaatatatcaaataaatagACAATTCATCATGAATATATTATTTGGCACCTACATCATTGATTTATTCAATACATTTAGATGACTGACCGAACTCTTATTCGAATTATTTTCCATAAAGATGATCTTCACACAATTAAATTTCCTCGACATTAAGAAATATGGTGCAAGTCATTTGAAAGCGCTTATCATTATTGAGTCATATAATTaggtatttttttattgaaacttaagccgaaaaataaaaaaaagctaaaaaaatGTACTGGTGAGTCTCACTGAGATGTCTCCAAAATGATCTGAAAGTAaattttagggtaaaagactgtttactaccgtcatgtttcgtggttttcaacatttagtacatcatgtttttttcgtctcagagtcataccttcttcttcttcctccgaatctgcccagattcagtttttttttttttttttttcttcctccttcttctccttcttccttccccttcttcgttcttcttcttcttcctccgaatttgggggaagatgaaagtgtttttttttttttttttttttgaggaagaagaagaagaagaaggaggaagaaggggaaggaagaggagaaggaggaagaaaaaattgcagtcggaggaagaagaagaagaagaaggaagaaggaggaagaagaagaaagaaagaaaaaaaaacaaacttcctcagatttcggaggaagaagaaggagaatgagaaggaagaagaaggaagaaggggaagaaagggaaaggaatgaggaaggaaggaagaaggagaaggaagaagaaaaaaaaaaaaaagaaagttgcagtcggaggaagaagaagaagaagaagaaagaagaaaagaaaagaaaaaaaaaacgtggatgacacatggcgcccagtcagtgcgccacgtcactgttaacgaaaaacttaacagtttgattaacggatgtatgagactgtcccaaaatttacactttaggtatgactctgagacgaaaaaaacttgatgtactaaatgttgaaaactacgaaacattagggtagtaaacagtcttttatcCTAAATTTTATGACAACTTCAATAGAAAATTCCTCGTTGTTTCACTTCGCATTGTCGACAATAAGCaaacataaaatataaaatacaaTCCACTTGTACCAGAAGTGACAAAAAGTTacattaaattaatgtaaattTGTAACGTCAAATGAGACTCGACGAACACGAAGTGGTGGGGATCAGGATATTTCAAATTTGGCAGTCAATGACTCAGTCGGTtcaaacacaacaacaacaacagcaaACAAAAATAGCTTTGAAGTCTTCCCTAGTTAGCTGGCTGTTGTTACTTATCCAAGTCAACATGGATGATGGATGCTGGATTATGCCCACCACTTTGAAATTAGAATACACATACGATGTGCTCAGCGGTTTCTAAACATGCTTTGCTTGCATCCACTCTCTCGAGTCTCTCCTTTcatgtttaattatatatatttacgtACCAACTTGATCAACAACTTGAGTTAAagcgaatgaggatcctctttatAAGAATTCCGAAGATCCTCTAATTACATTCGTTCATCATATGTAGTGCGTAATTTTCATCAggtactgtttgtatttaattttaaataaaaaaatttacaatgatttctaattgcacgatatatgatgaacaaATGTAATTGAAGGATCCttgagatcctcacaaagaaaatCCAAACAGGATGCTCATTCAGTTACAGCTACTCCACTTCTTTCACGGTAGAACCTTCAACATACCCATTCAAACTTTTACCAACAATCActattttattttggttatttgCCCCACCCGATTGCTTTTTAACTGAGAAACTTCCTACAACTAGGATGTCAAATTAGTTGTATCCCAAGACGCTTATGTAATATCGTATCAAGAAGGAAAAAGGTGGGAATTGTCCCATAAAGAACAAAGAAATGAATAGGGCGGAACTTTGGTCCCTCAGCAACTTGGAAAAATCAAGGCACCTTCTTCAGTAATCCTAGCTCCTCGCTCGGAGACTTGGGAATCTCCTCTTATATGCTATTACATTTCGGCACTCGGAAGATTCGTGATTATTAAGTGAGTTGAATTTTTCAAGTCCACAACCGAGAAGCATTATTCACTTGGGAATTTgggggagcattgtttgtaccatacttcaccaatcctgaaactaccaaGTACTTGTcaactttatacctttgaagaccTACTGAAGGGTTCATGATGAGGCATCCCTGTCAAAGCACATAAGTTCCTCTCCAATTAAGAGACCAAACATaatgtgacacgtgtcaacattagaatAAAACTCCTAGGGTTTCATATTGACCACAAACGAAAACATGGGACTAtcctcaactataaaaggagatcaatTAATCCCTAATGCTATTATTCTACTTAATTCATTAGTAGTGATATTAGAACTCACTAATAATGATTATGCTTAAACCTTTGTATCATGTAAAATCCAcattattaatgagaactcctctactcttgTGGACTTAGCCCCAACttaaggtgaaccacgtacGTCTTGTGTTTGTGTCCTTatctctatctctatctctttgCATATTACTTACACTTGGTAACCAAAGCAACCTTGCGAAAGTCACACTTTGATATTTTACGTTGTTTCAAAATCAACCCGATTTTGTTCATCAACAAAATGTATCACGCATATAACTTTCTTTCCACCACtgtaaaattactaaaatagtCATAATTGAACTCACCCAtaataaattagaaaataattgtATAGGGTATACCACCaccaagaaggaaaaaaatcGTATGAATTTCAAGTCAATATTTGCAAAGTCGAGTGAGAAAGCTAAAACAAATACCAGAGTGTAATAgatttaaattagggtttttatcacaaatggtccctgaaattgacctacttcatcaagatggtcccttaAATTGAAAAGCAATCAATGTAATCCCTGAAAACGGATAGCGCAAATCAATGTGTTCCTTCCGTTAGAATTCCATCAATATTTCTGCTATGTGCTGACGTGGCACATAAATAGGTcccacaagtctaattaaattttaCCATGTGGATTAAAaatgtttaaataataattttttaagttttatataattaaaaatgaaaaaaaaaacaagaagatgaaaagttcgtcttcttcttcgccTCCCACTGGAGCAACCACCCCAATCCTCACCCCACCCCGTCGCACATGTAATCGCAACCAAACAAATGGCCCAATGCCTCAAAGAAACCTCCCTCTTCCAACTCTCTAACATCCCCACCCCCATTTCATGCGTCCAAAACTACCAGTCCAAGCTTTCCTCCCTCTCACTCGTTCCTAATATTGTTAACTACTGCTTTGACCCTCTCCAATTTGTCATCACTACAGTTTCATGTGCGACTGGGTGGGGCGAGCGGTTGAGGTTGCTTGAATgggaggggaagaagaagatgaacagttcatcttcttcttattttttttccttttttatttttaagacttgaaaataaaataaaatttaaaaaaagaagaagaagaataagatgCTTCCTTTATATGCCTTGCAATCCCACACTGAGTGACAACAAGACGTCGGTCTTGACCCGCAACATCTCCTCTGGCAACGCGTCGTCGAACATCAAAACCAGGTAGGAGTAGAAGCCACTGATGATTTTGGAATTGTTGTCAGTCGCAAATCTCATCTTGCCCTCCTCATCCATCTCAACCTACAGCCATACCCGGGGCGTGCAACCCATGATGTGACATCACatatcgtccaggggagtggatcctctaagccttatatgtatatttcatctctacctaacacgaggccttttgggagttcactggcttcaggttccatcggaactccgaagttaagcgagttcgcgcgagagcattcccaagatggtgatccactgggaggttctcgtgtgagttcccagaaacaaaaccgtgagggcgtggtcggggtccaaaccgaacaatatcatgctacgatggagtcgagcttgggatgtgacaatttggtatcagagccaatccctggctggaAGTGTGCTAACAAGAacgtcaggcccctaaggggggtggattgtgacatcccacatcgcccaggggagtggatcatctaagccttatatgtatatcccatctctacctagtatgaggccttttgggagttcactagtttcgggttccattggaactccgaagttaagcgagtttgcacgagagcattcccaagatgggtgatctactgggaagttctcgtgtaagttcccagaaacaaaaccgtgagggcatggtcgatgcccaaagcggacaatatcgtgttacgataGAGTCCAACCCAGGATGTGGTagggcctgggccgggatgtgacacatgACCTGCTTCAAATCAACCAGACTCGAATCATCAAACGGCAGAAGAAGAGTTGCATAGTGCAACAGGCGTTTAACCCTGTTGATTGGCTCGGGGAGTTTAACGCAGCCGCTCGAGCCTTTCTTGCACTCGTCGTCACCGTCGTAAATGTAATCACAGCCAAACACAACCCCACCAGGAAGTGCTGAACTTGAAAGAAGCGGAAGGGGAGGAGGAGAAGACTCTAAGCGCCCTGGTTGTTGCAAAGcaagcattttttattttttattttagttttttattcaaaaaataatattttattaaatttgtgggATCCATTTAAGTGCCACAACATCAAACAAAGTTTTTGACGGAATGGTAATGgaaggaccacattgatttgtgacatccattttcagggactacattgatcgattttcaattttagggaccatcttgatgagatggtcaattttaaggaccatttgtgataaaaaccctttaaAATATTATACAACAACTTCTACATGTACTGTACATG
This window of the Malus domestica chromosome 03, GDT2T_hap1 genome carries:
- the LOC103432614 gene encoding protein SEED AND ROOT HAIR PROTECTIVE PROTEIN-like, producing the protein MALTSRFLFATSSSMLLFSLLAIASATDYSSGAPKPKVDEHPKLPKVDMPKLPNVGKPKPEVYTKLKPQTIDIQGLVLCRSGLQSFPIKGAVVRITCLAEDEQGYETAPFSILSGATDAKGYFISTLSPSQLGDKWKLTECKAFLDYSPLETCKVPTDVNQGITGYLLSSYRTLSAKNIKLYSVGPFFCSSKPKPVPNGGY